CGAAGGGAATGGGGGACGGCGGCGGGCTGTAGGCCGGCAGGACAACAGGACAGGGCCGAACTGCCCCGGACAGGGGCGTTCTAAATCGATGCAGAAAGATACTACGTTTCACCCTGCGTGGCTTCCTCTCTGCCCCTGGCCTCACCGCCCCGCGTTTCTCAGCGTGGGTGGGTCCTCAGCCGCTGACCTTGTTCGAGCGCCACCAGTCCTCAAATTCTCCAGCGGGCAGGGGGCGGGCCAGCAGGTGGCCCTGGTAGGCGTCTGCGCCCAGCGCCTGCACCCGCCGCCGCTGCCACTCCTGCTCGACGCCCTGCGCCACCACCGACAGGCCCAGGCTGCGGGCGAGGGCCACCGTGGCCCGCAGCAGCTGCGTGGCCCCGGCGTCGTCCTCGGTCTTGGGCGTGCCAGGACGGGCCAGGGCCGCCACCACGCGCCGGTCCACCTTCAGGGCCATCAGCGGCAGCGGCAGCAGGTGCGTCAGGTCCAGGGGGCCAGCGCCCACGCCGCCCAGGCTGAGGCGCACGCCCTTGGCGGTCAGGACCTCCAGGGGCCTGACAAACCTGGCCAGGTCCGGCAGGCTGGGCAGGGCGGAGAGTTCCAGTTCCAGGGCGTGGCCGGGCAGGCCTGCAGACCGCAGCGCTTTTTCCACCCATTGCCCGAAATCGGGGTGGGCCAGTTGCGCCGGCGACACGTTGACCGTGACCCTCAGGGCCAGGTCCTGGGCCCGCCACACCGCCACCTGACGGCACGCTTCCCCAAGGGCCCAGCCACCGACCGACACGATAAGGCCGGTCTCCTCGGCCACCGGGACGAATTCGGCCGGCGACACCTCGCCCATTTCGGGGCTGGTCCAGCGCAGCAGCGCCTCGGTGCCGTGGGGCTCGCCGCCCAGGCTCCCCTGCGCCTGGTAGTGCAGGCGCAGCTCTCCGCGTTCCGGGGCATCCCGCAGCAGCCGCTCGATGTCCTGACGCCGGCGGGTGGCGGCGCGCATCTCGGGGCGAAAGACCTTTACGCCGTTCTTGCCCGCCGTCTTCACCCCGTACATGGCCGTGTCGGCGGCACTGAGAAGTTCCGAGGCGCTGCGGGCGTGGTCTGGCCACAGCGCCACCCCGACGGACACCCCTACCGTGAAGCGCGTCCCTTCCAGCGCGAGGGGCACGGTGATGGCCTGCGCCAGCTGCTTTCCGGCTTCCCACGCTCCATCCTCGTGCGGCACTCCGGGCAGCAGCAGGGCGAATTCGTCTCCGCTGAGGCGGGCGGCGAGGCCCCCGGACGGGGTCTGGGCCGCCAGACGCGCGGCAATCTCGCGCAGGGCCGCGTCCCCCGCCGCGTGCCCCTGGGTGTCGTTGATGTTCTTGAAGCCGTCGAGGTCCGCAAACAGCAGGGCCAGGCGGCCCGCCGGCCCGGTCTGCGCTATCTTTGCGTCCAGCGCTGCCGTCAGCGCCCGGCGGTTGGGCAGGCCAGTCAGGGGATCGTGGTGGGCCAGATGCGCGAGTTCGGCCTCCCGCGCCGACAGCACGCGGTTAAGCCGGGCATTGTCGGTCAGCATCACGGTCTGGCGCGCGACCACGAGCGCGGTCACGGCGGCGGTGCCCCACAGCACCCCCTGCACCTCGGGGGTCTGCACCCCTTCCAGCCGGATCAGCAGGGAGAACGAGCCCAGCAGCGCCAGGTAGGGCGAAAAGGTGGAGAGCTGGGCTTGCCAGCGCGGGACCTCACGTTCCTCTCCTGCCGGCGCGCGCGCGGCGAGGGCCACTCCAAACCCCTCCAGCACGAAGCTCCAGGCCCACAGGGCATCGACGGGCTGGCCGGTGCTGTAAGCCCCCGTCGTGCTCAGGTAGGCGAACAGGTAGTCGCCCACGATATTGAGCAGTAACCCCGCCGCGAACAGCCCCTCGTAGGTCCGCAGACGCTGACGGCGAAACACCACCAGCAGCAGCAGGCTGAGAAGGGCGAGGTCCAGCGCCGGGTACATCAGCGTGACCAGGCGGTTGAGCAGTGGTTCGGCGGCGTTCGTCGCCACCCGCGCCAGGAACAGCTGCCAGGAAAAGACGCCCACTGCGCCCACCACAGTCAGGCTGTCGAGGGCCAGACGGGCCGTGGAGAGCGCGCGCAGCGGCACCTGCGCCAGCCGCAGTAAGGCCACGCCCTGGGCCAGGTAGGCCAGGAAGTACAGGGTGTCGGCCAACGAGGGAAAGGGTGGGACCTTCAGAATCAGTTCGAGGTACGTCCAGGTGCCCTCGGCCGCGAACCGGATGACCGCCATGACCAGCAGCCAGCGGAAAGCTGGACGCAACGGTCCCGAACTGTCCCGGCCCACCTGCGCCGTTACCGCCATAAACAGCCCCACGACCAGCAGGTAGTGCAGGTCCGAGTACCACTCGCGCCATTCCCGGCCTCCCCAGCCGAAGGCCAGCCACGCCGAATGCAGCAGGCCGCTGAAGGCGAGCAGCCCCAGCGTAAGGAGAAGCGGGGAGCGGCGCGCGGTCTGCATCAGGGCTTCAGATTGTGCCACGGGACCTGACAGGACTGTGACCGCCCACCGGGGGTAGAGATCCCGTCCACAAGCCTTTTTGGCCCGTCATTGTCGCGGAGGGTCTCCGCGCCGCGAAGGACGGCAGAGGCTGTAAAGTGCCCGTAAAGTCACAACAGCGGCTGGTACAAAACGCCGGAATTGGCGCAGGTCAGAGACAACACCGCGGGAATCACGGCTTTTGCGCTTCGACCAACCAACACGATCCGAAAACATCAGAAGTACCGAAAGTCTAGGCAGCCCGAATTCTCCATCTGCGTCCCGCAAGACGTCATGAAGGGCCTGTTCCGTGAGCGGTCACATCTGCGTAAAGAGAGGTAAAAAACGAAACCGCTTCTCCCAGCCTGTCTTGACAGGGGGTGGTACGAGGGTGCTTTAATTGTCACAAAGAAATTCCGCATAGAGGTGCTGTGGCAAGGGGTCCATTTCGTGGCCTCACCGGCGTTCGTCCGTTTCCCACTCTCACCCTGTCTCCACGCCAGAGACTGGAAAGGAAGGCCCCATGAAGTCCTCCCGTCATCTCCTGACTGCTGCCCTCGCCCTCACCGCCACCGGCTTTACGGTGGTCGCTGTGGCCCAGGGACTGCCCAAGCTGGCCCAGAAAAAGACCTATAAGGTGGGCTTCGCCCAGACCGAGAGCAACAACCCCTGGCGCATCGCGCAGACCAAAAGCATGCAGGACGAGGCCAAGAAGCTGGGGTACCAGCTGGTCTACACCGACGCGGGCGGCTCGGCGGCCAAGCAGGTCAGCGACGTGGACTCCATGATCGCGCAACGGGTGGACGCCATCTTCCTCGCCCCACGTGAGGAAAAGCCCCTGGCCGCCGCCGTGAAAAAGGCCCGCGCCGCCGGGATTCCCGTGATTCTGCTCGACCGCAACGTCGATCAGAAGCTCGCCAAGGCGGGGACCGACTACGTGACATTCATTGGCAGCGATTTCATCCTGGAAGGCCAGCGGGTGGGCCAGTGGCTCGCCAAGAACATGAAGGGTGAGGCCAGGATTGTCCAGCTGCTGGGCACCACGGGGTCCTCGCCCGCCAACGACCGCCGCGCCGGCTTTGAGCAGGCGATCAAGGGCAAGGCGAACATGAAAATCCTGGCTTCCCAGACCGGCGACTTCGCCCGCGACAAGGGCCGTCAGGTCATGGAGACGTTGCTGCAGGCCCATCCCGACGTGAACGTGGTGTACGCCCACAACGACGAGATGGCCATCGGCGCGATCGCTGCGCTGGAAGCCGCCGGCAAGAAGCCCGGCAAAGACGTGATGGTGCTGTCCATCGACGGTGGGCGCGAGGCTGTGCAGCTCGTGGTTGACGGCAAGATCAACTACGTCGTGGAGTGCAACCCCAAGTTCGGGCCCAAGGCCTTCGAGACGCTGAAAAACTACGCGGCGGGCAAGAAGATCGCCGCCAAGATCATCAATCCAGACCGCGAGTACAACGCCCAGAACGCCAAACAGCTCGTCGGCTCGGCCTACTGATCTCCGCTTGCCCGGAGGGCACCTTTGCGGGTGCCCTCTTTGGGCTTTTTCCCCTCCTTTCAAGGCGGCACTGTGGAACAAGGTCAACCTCTGCTCGTGATGCAGGGCATTCAGAAAAGTTTCTCGGGCGTGCCGGCCCTGCGTGAAGCCAGCCTGCGGGTGGGCCAGGGCGAGGTCCACGCCCTGATCGGTCAGAACGGGGCGGGCAAGTCCACCCTCATCAAGATCCTGACCGGCGCCTATCGCCGCGACGCGGGCACCGTCACCTTTGCGGGCCAGGAGGTGAACTTCGCCTCGCCCCAGGCTGCGCAGCTCGGCGGCATCAGCACGATCTACCAGGAAGTGAATCTGGTGGGCTTTCGCAGCGTGACCGAAAATATCTTTCTGGGGCGCGAACTGAGGCGGGGTCCCTTCCTCGACTGGGGACGCATGAACGCTGAGGCCCGGCAGGTGCTCGAGCGCTTCAACGTCCGGGTAGACGTGACCCGGCCCCTCATGTCGTACAGCGTGGCCGTGCAGCAGATGGTGGCCGTCGCCCGCGCCGTGTCGTTTCGCAGCCGGCTGGTCATCATGGACGAGCCCACCTCGTCCCTTGACGACCGCGAGGTGGAAACGCTGTTCGGCGTGATCCGGCAGCTGAAGGCCGAGGGGGTGTCGGTCGTCTTCGTCTCGCACCGCCTTGACGAGCTGTACGCGGTGTGTGACCGCATCACGGTCATGCGCGACGGGCGTACGGTGGACGAACGGGCGATGGTGGATATCGGCAAGCTTGAGCTCGTCGCCCGCATGCTCGGCAAGGAGGTCGGCGAACTGCGCCGCGAGGGCGAGACGGCCTTTGTCCGGAACAGCGGCCCACGTGGCGAGGCCCTGCTGGAAGGCCACCGCCTTCAGACGGGTGGAGCGCTGCGCGGCGCGGATGTGGAGGTCCGGGCAGGCGAGATCGTGGGCCTGGCAGGGCTGCTGGGCTCGGGGCGCACGGAGACGGCGAGGGCCGTGTTCGGCGCAGATCCTCTGACCGGCGGTGAGCTGCATGTGTCGGGTCGCCCCGCGCGGTGGCGCTCGCCCGCGGACGCGATTCGCGCAGGGATCGGCTTTTGCTCCGAGGACCGCAAGGTCGAGGGCATCATTCCCGACATGTCGGTGCGCGAGAACCTGACGCTGGCGCTGCTGCCGGCGCTGTCGCGCGGCGGCGTGGTGGACCCGGCGCGGCAGGCCGAGATCGTGGACCGCTTCATCGCCCGGCTGGGCATCAAGACGGCCGGACCGGATCAGAAGATCCGCGAGCTGTCGGGCGGCAACCAGCAGAAGGTCCTGCTGGCACGCTGGCTGTGCCTGAATCCAAAGCTCCTGATCCTGGACGAGCCCACCCGCGGCATCGATGTGGGCGCAAAAGGGGAGATCCAGGCCCTGCTCAGCGAACTGGCGCGGGAGGGCCTGGGCGTGCTGATGATCAGCAGTGAACTCGAGGAACTCTCGGAGGGCGCGGACCGGGTGGTGGTCATGCGAGACGGGCGCAGCGTGGCTGAACTGCCGCGCGCAGAGCTGACCCAAGACGCGATCATGAACGCGATGGCGCACGGTCCGGGCGAGGTCCCCGCCGCCGGAGGTCCTGCGTGAGCCGCCCGGAAGCCGCGCCTCCCGCAGCCGTTCCCGCCTCCGGCAGCCCTCGCCGGCGGCCAGCGTCCTCGCTGCTTGGGCCGCTCGTCGCCCTCGCCGTGCTGCTGGTGTTCAACGCGGCCCTCACGCCCCATTTCCTGACGGCCCAGACCCTCAGTGTGAACCTGACGCAGGTGGCAACCACCGTGATCGTCGCCGTGGGCATGACGCTCGTCATCGCCACTGGAGGCATCGATCTGTCGGTGGGTGCCCTGATGGCGATCAGCGGGGCGCTGGCCCCCATGCTCTTCTTGCATCCACCGCTGGGCAGTCCGGCGCTGGGCGTGGGCCTGGCCTTCGTGCTGCCCGTGCTGGTGGCCGGGCTGTTCGGGCTGTTCAACGGCGCGCTCGTCACGCGGGTGGGGTTGCAGCCCTTTATCGCCACCCTGATCCTGTTTATCGCGGGGCGCGGCATCGCGCAGGTGGTCACCAACGGCCAGCTGCAGACCTTCAGCAACGCCACCTTTCAGTACGTCGGCCTGGGGCGCCCCCTGGGAATCCCCTTTCAGGTGATCCTGATGGTGCTCGTGGTGGCGCTGTTCGCGTGGGTTCTTGGGCGTACGGTCTTCGGGCGCTACGTGCTGGCCGTGGGCGGCAACGAGGCGGCGGCACGACTGGCCGGGGTCCCCGTGGCGCGGGTCAAGCTGGCGGTATACGGGATCACCGGGCTGCTGTCGGGGCTGGCCGGCCTGATTGTGATTGCCATCAACGCCTCGGCGGACGCCAACCAGGTCGGGCAGAACATGGAGCTCGACGCCATTGCCGCCGTCGCGGTGGGCGGAACGGCCCTGACCGGCGGGCGGGCCACCGTGATCGGGACGCTGCTGGGCGCGCTGATCATCCAGCTGATCCGCTACTCCCTGCTGGCCCGGGGCGTTCCTGACGCCGTGGCCCTCGTCGTCAAGGCCGCGATCATCCTGGTGGCCGTGTACATCCAGCGTTCGCGCCGCTGAAGAAAGGAGGTTCAACTTGTCTGTTCCCACCCCCGCCGCGCCCGGCCGGCGCACGTCCCGCCTGCAGGCCGCCCCGCTGATTCAGCGCTACGGCGTGCTGCTGGCCCTCGGGCTGCTCGTGCTGTTCGGAGCCCTGCGCTACGAGGGCTTCTTGTCGGCCTACAACGTCTTTACTGTCCTGAGCTACAACTCGATGTTCGGCCTCGTGGCGCTGGGCATGGCCTTCGTGATTATGACGGGCGGCATCGACCTCAGCGTGGGCAGCGTGGCCGCCTTCGCGAGCGTGGTGGCCGCCGTCCTCAGTCCGCATGGGCTGTGGCCCGCGCTTCTCGGCGCGGTCGCCGCCGCCACACTGCTGGGGCTGATCAACGGGCTGGTGATCGCGTACCTCAAGATCCTGCCGTTTATCACCACCCTCGCCATGCTGCTCGCTGCGCGGGGCCTGGCGCTGATCTTCTCGAACAACCAGTCGGTGTCGGCCGACACGGACCACGGTTTCACCACCTTCGGACAGGGCAATGTTGGCGGCGTCCCGTACACGGCCATCGTGCTGTTTGCGGCCTTCCTGATCGGCATGGTGGTGCTGCGCCTGACCCGCTTCGGGCGGCACGTGCTTGCTGTGGGCGGCAACGAGGAAGCCGCCCGGCTGATGGGCCTGCCCGTCGAGCGCACGCTCGTGTGGGTGTACGTGCTCTCGGGCGCGCTCGCGGGACTGGCAGGCGTAATCCTCGCCTCGCAGTTCAGCGCGGGGCAGCCCACCGAGGGGCTCGGCTGGGAACTCACCGCCATCGCCGCCGTCGTTGTGGGCGGCACCCTGCTTACCGGCGGCAGCGGTTCGGTGGGCTCCACCCTGGTGGGCGTGTTGCTGCTGGGCATCATCTTCAACATCCTCAATTTCGAGAACGGGCGCGGGACCCTGACCCTCAGCGCCTACTGGCAGTCGGTCATTCGCGGTGCGTTCCTCCTTGTGGTGGTGGTGCTGCAAAACCGCCTGACCCGGGGGCCGTCCGTGAAGGAAGGCTCCTGAAGTCTGCCTCACCGTCCTCCCCCTGTAAAAGGCGTACCTTTCCCCTGCTGTTCCCCTTCGCATCTCTCCAAGGAGGAATTCATGACCGCCATGAATGACAAGCCCGCGCCGTCGATGTCCATGAGTGCTGAAGCGGCTGCGCCGCAGGCTCCGGACAAGCCCATCAACGCCACCCCCTATGCCGATCCGCAGTACAACGTGCCCACCATCATGGCCGCCCTGTACGGTGACGGCATCCTGGGCCTCAAGGGGGCCTTTTCCCGCGAGTGGGTGGCAAAGCTCGGTGAGGAGCTGGCCGTGCTGTACACCCAGGCCCTGGCCCGGCCTGGCGGCGCGGTGGGACGCGGCACCAACCGCCACTACGTCGAGATACACCCAGAGGACATCAGCGGTTTTCTGGACCTGATCACCCATCCCTGGGTGCAGACGGTGTGCGCCTCGGTGCTGGGGCCCAACTACAAGATCGTGGAGATCGGCTTCGACGTGCCCAACCCTGGATCGAAGGACCAGCCCTGGCACCGAGACTTCCGCGCTGCCGAGGAAACGCTGGTGGACCGCCGCCTGAACTCGCTGGCCTTCAACCTCACCACCGTGGATGTGGAGGAGGACATGGGGCCTTTTGAGATTGCCCCGGGTACGCAGTGGGACGACCCCAGTGAGTACGACCACGGCATGTTTCCGCCGACTTCGCTGTATTCCCGTTATGAGGCCCTGGCCCAGCGCAAGATGCCCAAGATGGGCGACATCTCGGTGCGAAGCGCCCTGACCATCCACCGCGGTACCGCGAACACCAGCGACAAACCGCGCCCCGTCCTCGTGCTTGGCGTGGACGCGCCGGGCGCGGGTCACGACGAGTGGCACGACCTGCAGTTCACCCGGGGCTATTACGCGCAGTTGCCGCAGGAGGTCCGCGACCACCTGATCTGCCGCGTGGTGGACGAACTCGAACCCATCGTGCAGGGCCACACCATCGAGGGCCTGATGATGGGCGACGCCTGAGCCGTGGCCGAGTACGGCACGGTGGTGGCCCACTTCGGTGAGGCGGCCTTCCCCGGCCGCCTGGAGGCTCTGGAAGGCGGGCGCGGGATGATGCGCGTATCCCTGTCGGGCGACAGCTCTGCCCTCACGGAAGGGAGTGAGGGCGTGCTCGAGATGCACGACGGCGGACGCTTCCGGGTGACCGTCACCGAGCGGTTGCCGGGCGAAAACGAACTGCGAATGAAGTTGCTGGGCAAGGGCTGATCCTCCCTTTCCCCGAAGCGCCCTTCAGGACCTGTGCCTGAGGGGCCTACTTTTTGTCCCCCTGTCTCACGTTAACGACGGGAAGGTGGGGGCGGCAGATCTACAGAAGAGGGTCTGGGCGCAGAGCCTACCCCTTCAGAGGTGGGACGCAGAGCCCCGCCGCCCGAAGGGCGCGCGCGGGTTGGCACCAAGACGATCTCCCGGCTCTTCCCCGCGCTGGTGTCCCCAGCAACGCGGTCAAGAACCGCCTGGGAGGCAGAGGTATTCACCGCTGGTCACAGCCACGACTGGCTTTCTCCGGTTTGCGAACAGACGAAGGCGTACGCATACTGCCACGCGTAACGGTGTTGGACGCGCACGGTCGGTGCTTTGCCTCGCTCAGCCCACTGTCTGCCTACCAGGGGTCTGAACCCCACACGGTGGTCGTCCATGCACCGGACTTCTACCGCTCGTCCAGTTCCTTTAAGACGCGCTCGAGTTGCTTGGACCACCGCTGGGAGACCTTTTTTTTGAACGCTTCCTGGGCGGCCTGATCGGCCTCGACCCGTCGGGGCCGAGGGACCTGAAGGCTGAATCTCACGGCCTCCAAAAACTCGTAACACCGGCTCAGATGCACGTCCTTGTCCAATTCCTGCTTTACCCAGGACTGCACCCGTGCGCCATTCCAGACACCGCCAGCAGCGGTGTCTGCCCGTATCGTCCGCGCCAGGAGCAGCACCTCGGCGTCGCTCAGCAGGGTGGGTGCACCACTGTTGTGCTGTCGCTGATCTTTGAGCCCTGCCAGGCCCCGTTTATGGTACGCGTCGATGATTTTGTCTGCTCCCTGGTAGGAATAGCCCGTGAGTTGGAGCGCTTCAACTGGGCTTTTTCCTTCGGCCAGGAACGCCAGCAGGTGGCTGCGTCGTCGTTCAACGGCGCAAGTACTCCGGCGGTAGATGCCCCAGAAGTCTTCGGCAGTGTGCTGGAAAGTAGCCGTTCTGATTCCATCAGTATAATTGATCATTCGGAATCCGTATGAGATTTTCTGGATGATTGTCCCGGAGTAGAAGCCGGTCGCCTTCGGAGGAGCGGCGGCGGGGAATGGATGAAGCTGTCCGTACCGCAAGGTTCGTCCGTAACGCCTGCTTGCGCTTCTGGATGAACGGGGAGAAGGTGTCCAAAAACGCCATCGACAAGCACACCATGAAGCTCCGCGCCGAGTACAAATGGGCGAAGAAGCTGAACTCCACTGCGTGCAAGCGGCGGGCGTGGGCGGCCATGTCGCGGTTCTACGACAATTGCAAAAAGGGCGTGAAGCCTGTTGGCCATCCCCGGCTCAAGAAGAGCGTCCGTAGCGTGGAGTTCAAGCAGTCGGTTTGGGAGCCGGATGCAGCCAACAAACGGCTGACGCAGACGGACGGCTTCAGGGTTGGGGACGTGAAGCGGAAAGGGACGAGGAACTTGATCCTCCACCGCTTGGAAGACATCAAAGGTCTGTGGGTCGTGAAGCGGGCTGATGGCTACTGCGCTCTGTTCCTTGTGGACGTGGAGAGGCTTTTCAACCTTGAAGCCAGTGGCAAGGCCACCAGGCTTGATGTGTGGTTGAAGGCGTTCAACACGGATGCTGAGGGAAACGACGAACCCAACCCACACTTCTACCGGAAGGCTCAGCAGTTGCCCAAGAAATTGCAGCGGCGGGTCAGTCGAAAGGGAAAGGGGAGCAACAATCGCAAGAAGGCTTTGGCAAAGTTGGCCGTGTTCCGCTTCAAAGTTTCAAGGCAACGTAAAGGCCACGCCGTCAAGCTGGTGTGGTGCGCCGTGGCATCTCACGACGTTGTCGCCTCTGAAGAATTGAAGGTCAGAAACATGACGCGCAACCTCAAGTTGTCCAAATCCATCGGGGACACCAGTTGGCGAGAGTTCCGGCAGTGGGTGAAATACATTGCGCGCGTCATGGGCAAGATCGCCATTCCGGTCAATCCTGCGTACACCTCTCAGATTCGCTCAGCCCGTCACAAGCACCACATTGAGGCGGCAGCGCACCGATGCGCTGACCGTTCTGGGCAACCGCCGCGCTTTTGGCAGCCAGCCCGCGCGGCACGTCGCCAATTCCTGCCGCCACGGCCACGCGCTGACCCTGCTCATCAGTGATCTGCCTGCGTGGCGAGCAGGGCGGGGGACCTGAACGGTGAGGCGCGGCGGGAGGCTGACGCCCCATGTACCCTGCCAAGCAATCGGGGCGCAGCATCGAACGCCGACTGGGCCGAGAAGGAAAACAGAAAGACCTGCCGCCATAGAGTCACCCCTATGCAGCGCGAGCCGATGGACACCCGCGCCGGGGACGCCTCCTTCGCCCCGGAGGCCCGCCCGTGACGGTGGAGCCGCGCCTCCAGACCCTGCTCCAGCTCGTGGACGGCATCGTCTGGGAAGGCGACCCGGCCTCGCTCGTCCACTCGTTCGTGAGCGACAAGGTGGAGGCCCTGCTGGGCTACACCGCTGGGGAGTGGCTTGCGGCCCCCGACTTCTGGATGGCCCACATTCACCCTGAGGACCGCGAGCGCGTTCTGGAAGAGGTCCGCGCCCAGAGCGCGGCGTGCGCTCCCTTTGAGTTGGAGTACCGGATGCTCGCCCGGGATGGGCGGGCGGTCTGGTTCCGGGACCGGGTGACGCCCCTCGTGACCGGCGGGCAGCCCGTTCGGTTAGGCGGCGTGATGACGGACATCACCCGGCTGCGGGAGGACGAGGCGCGCATGCAGGGCCTGCACCGCCGCTTCGAGCAGGTCTTCGCGGCCATGCCCATCGCGTGCGGCGTGGTGCGGGCGCGTGACGGGCAGATGATGGCGGTCAATTCGGCCTGGCTCTCGCTGCTGGGGTTCGCGCGGGAGGACGTGTTGGGCCAGCCCGCCAGGAACCTGAACCTCTGGGCAGACCCGGCGGACCGGGAGCGGGTGGGCGAGGCCCTGGGAACGCACGGCAGAATCCACGAGACCGAATTCCGCATTCGGGCCCGGGGCGGTCAGGTGCTGGACGTGCTGTCCTCGCTGGAACCCGTCGAGTTTGGCGGTGAGGACTGCCTGCTGTACATGATGGTGGACATCACCGGGCGCAAGCGGGCCGAGGCCGAGCTGCAAGGGAGCCGTGAGGTGTTTCACGCCCTGTTCGAGCATTCGCCCGAGGCCATCGTACTTCTCGATCCGCACGCGCCTGACGTGAACTGGAAGATCGTCGACTGCAATGGGGCGGCCTGCGCGATGAACGGCTACACGCGGGAGGAACTGCTGGGCCAGTCGGTCCACCTGCTGCGTCCCGAGCCTGTGGCGCTGGATGGGCGTGAACTCCAGGAGCAGCGGCGCTATCTAGAGCAGCTGCGCAACAGGGGTAAAACCCGCTTCGAGAGCCTGCATCGCCGTAAGGATGGGAGCCTCTACCCGGTGGAGATCAGCACGACCACCGTGCACATCGGGGACCGCGAACTCGTGCTTGGGATCGACCGCGACGTCACCGAGCGCCACGAAGCCGAGGCCGCGCTGGAAAAGAGCCGGGCGCAGTTGCGCCAGCA
This is a stretch of genomic DNA from Deinococcus hopiensis KR-140. It encodes these proteins:
- a CDS encoding putative bifunctional diguanylate cyclase/phosphodiesterase, which produces MQTARRSPLLLTLGLLAFSGLLHSAWLAFGWGGREWREWYSDLHYLLVVGLFMAVTAQVGRDSSGPLRPAFRWLLVMAVIRFAAEGTWTYLELILKVPPFPSLADTLYFLAYLAQGVALLRLAQVPLRALSTARLALDSLTVVGAVGVFSWQLFLARVATNAAEPLLNRLVTLMYPALDLALLSLLLLVVFRRQRLRTYEGLFAAGLLLNIVGDYLFAYLSTTGAYSTGQPVDALWAWSFVLEGFGVALAARAPAGEEREVPRWQAQLSTFSPYLALLGSFSLLIRLEGVQTPEVQGVLWGTAAVTALVVARQTVMLTDNARLNRVLSAREAELAHLAHHDPLTGLPNRRALTAALDAKIAQTGPAGRLALLFADLDGFKNINDTQGHAAGDAALREIAARLAAQTPSGGLAARLSGDEFALLLPGVPHEDGAWEAGKQLAQAITVPLALEGTRFTVGVSVGVALWPDHARSASELLSAADTAMYGVKTAGKNGVKVFRPEMRAATRRRQDIERLLRDAPERGELRLHYQAQGSLGGEPHGTEALLRWTSPEMGEVSPAEFVPVAEETGLIVSVGGWALGEACRQVAVWRAQDLALRVTVNVSPAQLAHPDFGQWVEKALRSAGLPGHALELELSALPSLPDLARFVRPLEVLTAKGVRLSLGGVGAGPLDLTHLLPLPLMALKVDRRVVAALARPGTPKTEDDAGATQLLRATVALARSLGLSVVAQGVEQEWQRRRVQALGADAYQGHLLARPLPAGEFEDWWRSNKVSG
- a CDS encoding ABC transporter substrate-binding protein, with translation MKSSRHLLTAALALTATGFTVVAVAQGLPKLAQKKTYKVGFAQTESNNPWRIAQTKSMQDEAKKLGYQLVYTDAGGSAAKQVSDVDSMIAQRVDAIFLAPREEKPLAAAVKKARAAGIPVILLDRNVDQKLAKAGTDYVTFIGSDFILEGQRVGQWLAKNMKGEARIVQLLGTTGSSPANDRRAGFEQAIKGKANMKILASQTGDFARDKGRQVMETLLQAHPDVNVVYAHNDEMAIGAIAALEAAGKKPGKDVMVLSIDGGREAVQLVVDGKINYVVECNPKFGPKAFETLKNYAAGKKIAAKIINPDREYNAQNAKQLVGSAY
- a CDS encoding sugar ABC transporter ATP-binding protein, with translation MEQGQPLLVMQGIQKSFSGVPALREASLRVGQGEVHALIGQNGAGKSTLIKILTGAYRRDAGTVTFAGQEVNFASPQAAQLGGISTIYQEVNLVGFRSVTENIFLGRELRRGPFLDWGRMNAEARQVLERFNVRVDVTRPLMSYSVAVQQMVAVARAVSFRSRLVIMDEPTSSLDDREVETLFGVIRQLKAEGVSVVFVSHRLDELYAVCDRITVMRDGRTVDERAMVDIGKLELVARMLGKEVGELRREGETAFVRNSGPRGEALLEGHRLQTGGALRGADVEVRAGEIVGLAGLLGSGRTETARAVFGADPLTGGELHVSGRPARWRSPADAIRAGIGFCSEDRKVEGIIPDMSVRENLTLALLPALSRGGVVDPARQAEIVDRFIARLGIKTAGPDQKIRELSGGNQQKVLLARWLCLNPKLLILDEPTRGIDVGAKGEIQALLSELAREGLGVLMISSELEELSEGADRVVVMRDGRSVAELPRAELTQDAIMNAMAHGPGEVPAAGGPA
- a CDS encoding ABC transporter permease; protein product: MSRPEAAPPAAVPASGSPRRRPASSLLGPLVALAVLLVFNAALTPHFLTAQTLSVNLTQVATTVIVAVGMTLVIATGGIDLSVGALMAISGALAPMLFLHPPLGSPALGVGLAFVLPVLVAGLFGLFNGALVTRVGLQPFIATLILFIAGRGIAQVVTNGQLQTFSNATFQYVGLGRPLGIPFQVILMVLVVALFAWVLGRTVFGRYVLAVGGNEAAARLAGVPVARVKLAVYGITGLLSGLAGLIVIAINASADANQVGQNMELDAIAAVAVGGTALTGGRATVIGTLLGALIIQLIRYSLLARGVPDAVALVVKAAIILVAVYIQRSRR
- a CDS encoding ABC transporter permease, with amino-acid sequence MSVPTPAAPGRRTSRLQAAPLIQRYGVLLALGLLVLFGALRYEGFLSAYNVFTVLSYNSMFGLVALGMAFVIMTGGIDLSVGSVAAFASVVAAVLSPHGLWPALLGAVAAATLLGLINGLVIAYLKILPFITTLAMLLAARGLALIFSNNQSVSADTDHGFTTFGQGNVGGVPYTAIVLFAAFLIGMVVLRLTRFGRHVLAVGGNEEAARLMGLPVERTLVWVYVLSGALAGLAGVILASQFSAGQPTEGLGWELTAIAAVVVGGTLLTGGSGSVGSTLVGVLLLGIIFNILNFENGRGTLTLSAYWQSVIRGAFLLVVVVLQNRLTRGPSVKEGS
- a CDS encoding phytanoyl-CoA dioxygenase family protein, with protein sequence MTAMNDKPAPSMSMSAEAAAPQAPDKPINATPYADPQYNVPTIMAALYGDGILGLKGAFSREWVAKLGEELAVLYTQALARPGGAVGRGTNRHYVEIHPEDISGFLDLITHPWVQTVCASVLGPNYKIVEIGFDVPNPGSKDQPWHRDFRAAEETLVDRRLNSLAFNLTTVDVEEDMGPFEIAPGTQWDDPSEYDHGMFPPTSLYSRYEALAQRKMPKMGDISVRSALTIHRGTANTSDKPRPVLVLGVDAPGAGHDEWHDLQFTRGYYAQLPQEVRDHLICRVVDELEPIVQGHTIEGLMMGDA
- a CDS encoding winged helix-turn-helix domain-containing protein; this translates as MINYTDGIRTATFQHTAEDFWGIYRRSTCAVERRRSHLLAFLAEGKSPVEALQLTGYSYQGADKIIDAYHKRGLAGLKDQRQHNSGAPTLLSDAEVLLLARTIRADTAAGGVWNGARVQSWVKQELDKDVHLSRCYEFLEAVRFSLQVPRPRRVEADQAAQEAFKKKVSQRWSKQLERVLKELDER